A genomic region of Pseudomonas migulae contains the following coding sequences:
- a CDS encoding ATP-binding protein: MVTEFFRKLAAKVPVPRSLLGRMLLLTLLAVLFAQALSSVIWVSQLRATQLEGLVTSARSLAHSMTASVSYFRSLPVAFRPLVLDQLRSMGGTRFVVTLNDKPLGMQVLPITPRKEAVLKAVDEVLRQSLGHDTDISVTFVSPDDLRIFNSGLKLDELPRSWAHYALTLEPVNPPVLVTQIQMAPGEWLYIASLLPEPYTSLEEQGLPAQQVWFIVLTSGFLLLFIGVLVHWQSRPLKRLARAARDMSLGAEVEPVAEGGGSEVVEVGRAFNAMRERISRYLTERSQLFSAISHDLRTPITRLRLRVELLEDEKLQAKFGRDLDELELLVKGALQCVKDTDIHENIEPVDLNHVLDCLVEPYLAPNGNGRVTQQGRALAAYPGKPLALKRCIGNLIDNALKYGQNAHLHIDDDENAFVLHVDDEGPGVPEQRLEQVFEPHFRLAGQQQGYGLGLGIARNIAHSHGGEVSLQNLREGGLRVTLQLPRSVD, encoded by the coding sequence ATGGTCACTGAGTTTTTCCGCAAGCTCGCGGCCAAGGTGCCTGTACCCCGTTCGCTGCTCGGACGGATGTTGCTGCTGACGCTGCTGGCGGTGTTGTTCGCCCAGGCGTTGTCGAGCGTGATCTGGGTCTCGCAACTGCGCGCCACGCAGCTTGAAGGCCTGGTCACCAGTGCCCGTAGCCTTGCTCATTCGATGACTGCCAGTGTCAGTTATTTCCGCTCGTTGCCGGTCGCCTTCAGGCCGCTGGTGCTTGACCAGTTACGCAGCATGGGCGGCACCCGATTCGTGGTGACCCTCAACGACAAACCCTTGGGCATGCAAGTGCTGCCGATCACCCCGCGCAAGGAAGCGGTGCTCAAAGCGGTGGATGAAGTGCTGCGTCAGTCACTGGGCCACGACACGGATATCTCGGTGACCTTCGTCAGCCCCGACGACCTGCGGATCTTCAATAGCGGGCTGAAACTCGATGAGCTGCCGCGTTCCTGGGCGCATTACGCGCTGACCCTGGAGCCGGTGAACCCGCCGGTGCTGGTCACGCAAATCCAGATGGCGCCGGGGGAATGGCTGTACATCGCTTCGCTGTTGCCCGAGCCGTACACCAGTCTTGAAGAGCAAGGTCTGCCGGCGCAGCAAGTCTGGTTCATCGTCCTCACCAGCGGCTTTTTGCTGTTGTTCATCGGCGTGCTGGTGCACTGGCAAAGTCGTCCACTCAAACGCCTGGCGCGGGCAGCGCGCGACATGTCGCTGGGTGCCGAAGTCGAGCCGGTGGCCGAGGGCGGCGGCAGTGAAGTGGTCGAAGTGGGCCGTGCGTTCAATGCCATGCGCGAACGCATCAGCCGTTACCTGACCGAGCGCAGCCAGTTGTTCAGCGCGATTTCCCACGATTTGCGCACGCCGATTACCCGTTTGCGGCTACGGGTTGAATTGCTTGAAGACGAAAAGCTGCAAGCCAAATTCGGCCGCGATCTGGATGAGCTGGAGTTGCTGGTCAAAGGCGCACTGCAATGCGTGAAAGACACCGACATCCACGAGAACATCGAACCGGTAGACCTCAACCATGTGCTCGATTGTCTGGTGGAGCCGTACCTGGCGCCCAATGGCAATGGTCGCGTGACCCAGCAGGGGCGGGCGCTGGCGGCGTATCCGGGCAAACCGCTGGCGCTCAAGCGTTGCATCGGCAACCTGATCGACAACGCCCTGAAGTACGGGCAGAACGCGCACCTGCATATCGATGACGACGAGAACGCATTTGTCCTGCATGTCGATGATGAAGGGCCGGGTGTGCCGGAGCAGCGACTCGAGCAGGTGTTCGAACCGCACTTTCGTCTGGCCGGGCAGCAGCAGGGGTATGGGTTGGGGTTGGGGATTGCGCGCAATATTGCCCATAGCCATGGCGGGGAAGTCAGCCTGCAAAACCTGCGTGAAGGTGGGTTGCGGGTGACACTTCAGTTGCCGCGTAGTGTTGATTAA
- a CDS encoding response regulator, producing the protein MSSVNKSILLVDDDQEIRELLDTYLTRAGFQVRTTPDGAGFRQALNEAPSDLVILDVMLPDEDGFSLCRWIRQHPRQAQVPIIMLTASSDEADRVIGLELGADDYLGKPFSPRELQARIKALLRRAQFGQERSGSEVLAFDDWRLDMVSHRLFHIDGEEVILSGADFALLKLFLDHPQEILDRDTIGNATRGRDLMPLDRIVDMAVSRLRQRLRDTEKPPRLIRTVRGSGYQLAANVVASNGH; encoded by the coding sequence GTGAGCTCAGTCAACAAGTCGATTTTGTTGGTCGATGACGATCAAGAGATACGCGAGTTGCTGGACACCTACCTGACCCGCGCGGGTTTCCAGGTGCGTACCACGCCCGACGGCGCCGGTTTCCGCCAGGCCTTGAACGAGGCGCCGAGCGATCTGGTGATCCTCGACGTGATGCTGCCCGACGAAGACGGCTTCAGCCTCTGCCGCTGGATCCGCCAGCACCCGCGCCAGGCGCAGGTGCCGATCATCATGCTCACCGCCAGCTCCGACGAAGCCGACCGCGTCATCGGTCTGGAACTGGGTGCCGACGACTACCTCGGCAAACCCTTCAGCCCCCGTGAATTGCAGGCGCGCATCAAAGCCTTGTTGCGCCGCGCGCAGTTCGGTCAGGAGCGCTCCGGCAGCGAAGTGCTGGCGTTCGATGACTGGCGGCTGGACATGGTCAGCCATCGACTGTTCCACATCGACGGCGAAGAAGTGATTCTCTCCGGCGCCGATTTTGCCCTGCTGAAACTGTTCCTCGATCACCCCCAGGAAATCCTCGACCGCGACACCATCGGCAACGCCACCCGTGGCCGCGACCTGATGCCGCTGGACCGCATCGTCGACATGGCGGTCAGCCGTCTGCGCCAGCGTCTGCGCGATACTGAAAAGCCTCCGCGGCTGATCCGCACCGTGCGCGGCAGCGGCTATCAATTGGCAGCCAATGTGGTTGCCAGCAATGGTCACTGA
- a CDS encoding glucokinase has translation MKLALVGDIGGTNARFALWKNQQLESVQVLPTADHASPEEAIGVYLSELGLAPGSIGSVCLSVAGPVSGDEFKFTNNHWRLSRKAFCQALQVDQLLLVNDFSAMALGMTRLQPGEFRVVCEGTPEPLRPAVVIGPGTGLGVGTLLDLGEGRFAALPGEGGHVDLPLSSRRETQLWQHIFNEIGHVSAETALSGGGLPRVYRAICAVDGHEPVLETPEAITAAGLAGDPIALEVLEQFCCWLGRVAGNNVLTTGARGGVFIVGGVIPRFADFFVESGFARCFADKGCMSDYFKGIPVWLVTAPYSGLVGAGVALDQA, from the coding sequence TTGAAACTGGCTTTGGTCGGTGACATCGGTGGGACCAACGCTCGTTTCGCGTTGTGGAAAAACCAGCAACTGGAATCGGTCCAGGTGCTGCCGACGGCGGATCATGCCAGCCCGGAAGAAGCCATTGGCGTCTACCTGAGCGAGCTCGGACTGGCGCCGGGCTCGATCGGTTCGGTGTGCTTGTCGGTGGCCGGCCCGGTGAGCGGTGATGAGTTCAAGTTCACCAACAATCACTGGCGCCTCAGCCGCAAGGCGTTTTGCCAGGCCTTGCAGGTCGATCAACTGCTGCTGGTCAACGACTTCTCGGCGATGGCGCTGGGCATGACGCGCTTGCAGCCGGGCGAATTCCGCGTGGTCTGCGAAGGCACGCCGGAACCGTTGCGGCCGGCGGTGGTGATTGGTCCGGGCACGGGCCTGGGCGTCGGCACGTTGCTCGACTTGGGCGAGGGCCGTTTTGCCGCGTTACCGGGCGAGGGCGGTCACGTCGATTTGCCGTTGAGCAGCCGGCGTGAAACTCAATTGTGGCAGCACATTTTCAATGAGATCGGGCATGTCAGCGCTGAAACAGCGTTGAGCGGTGGCGGCTTGCCGCGAGTCTATCGGGCGATTTGTGCGGTGGATGGTCATGAGCCCGTGCTCGAAACGCCGGAAGCGATTACCGCGGCCGGTCTGGCGGGTGATCCGATTGCGCTGGAAGTGCTGGAGCAGTTCTGCTGCTGGCTCGGTCGCGTAGCCGGCAACAACGTACTGACCACGGGCGCTCGCGGTGGCGTGTTCATCGTCGGTGGAGTGATTCCGCGGTTTGCCGATTTCTTTGTTGAAAGCGGTTTTGCGCGGTGCTTTGCCGACAAGGGGTGCATGAGCGATTACTTCAAGGGGATTCCGGTGTGGCTGGTGACGGCGCCGTATTCCGGGTTGGTGGGCGCGGGTGTGGCATTGGACCAGGCGTAA
- the edd gene encoding phosphogluconate dehydratase — translation MHPRVLEVTERLIARSRATREAYLALIRGAASDGPMRGKLQCANFAHGVAGCGTEDKNSLRMMNSANIAIVSSYNDMLSAHQPYEVFPEQIKKALREIGSVGQFAGGTPAMCDGVTQGEPGMELSLPSREVIALSTAVALSHNMFDGALMLGICDKIVPGLMMGALRFGHLPTIFVPGGPMVSGISNKQKADVRQRYAEGKATREELLESEMKSYHSPGTCTFYGTANTNQLLMEVMGLHLPGASFVNPNTPLRDALTREAAHQVTRLTKQNGDFMPIGEIVDERSLVNSIVALHATGGSTNHTLHMPAIAMAAGIQLTWQDMADLSEVVPTLSHVYPNGKADINHFQAAGGMSFLIRELLEAGLLHENVNTVLGHGLSRYTKEPFLDNGELVWREGPIESLDENILRPVARAFSPEGGLRVMEGNLGRGVMKVSAVALENQIVEAPAMVFQDQQDLADAFKAGLLEKDFVAVMRFQGPRSNGMPELHKMTPFLGVLQDRGFKVALVTDGRMSGASGKIPAAIHVSPEAYVGGALARVQEGDIIRVDGVKGTLELKVDADEFAAREPAKGLLANNIGSGRELFGFMRMAFSSAEQGASAFTSALETLN, via the coding sequence ATGCATCCCCGCGTCCTTGAGGTCACCGAACGGCTTATCGCCCGCAGCCGCGCAACCCGCGAGGCTTACCTTGCGCTCATTCGCGGTGCAGCCAGCGACGGTCCGATGCGCGGCAAGCTGCAATGCGCCAACTTCGCCCATGGCGTGGCCGGTTGCGGCACCGAAGACAAGAACAGCCTGCGGATGATGAACTCCGCGAACATTGCAATTGTTTCGTCATATAACGACATGCTCTCGGCGCACCAGCCGTACGAAGTCTTTCCTGAACAGATCAAGAAAGCCCTGCGCGAAATCGGCTCTGTCGGCCAGTTCGCCGGTGGCACCCCGGCCATGTGCGATGGCGTGACCCAGGGCGAGCCGGGCATGGAACTGAGCCTGCCAAGCCGTGAAGTGATCGCGCTGTCCACCGCGGTTGCCCTTTCCCACAACATGTTCGACGGCGCGCTGATGCTGGGCATCTGCGACAAGATCGTGCCGGGCCTGATGATGGGCGCGCTGCGTTTCGGTCATCTGCCGACGATCTTCGTGCCGGGCGGGCCGATGGTCTCGGGCATTTCCAACAAACAGAAAGCCGATGTGCGCCAGCGTTATGCCGAAGGCAAGGCCACGCGTGAAGAGCTGCTGGAATCGGAAATGAAGTCCTACCACAGCCCTGGCACCTGCACCTTTTACGGCACCGCCAACACCAACCAGTTGCTGATGGAAGTCATGGGCCTGCACCTGCCGGGCGCCTCTTTCGTCAACCCGAACACACCGTTGCGCGATGCCCTGACTCGCGAGGCGGCGCACCAGGTCACGCGCCTGACCAAGCAGAACGGCGACTTCATGCCGATCGGCGAAATCGTCGACGAGCGCTCGCTGGTCAACTCGATCGTGGCGCTGCACGCCACCGGCGGTTCGACCAACCACACGCTGCACATGCCGGCCATCGCCATGGCAGCGGGCATTCAACTGACCTGGCAGGACATGGCCGACCTCTCCGAAGTCGTGCCGACCCTGAGCCACGTCTACCCGAACGGCAAAGCCGACATCAACCACTTCCAGGCGGCGGGCGGCATGTCGTTCCTGATCCGCGAACTGCTGGAAGCCGGGTTGCTCCACGAAAACGTCAACACTGTGCTCGGCCACGGCCTGAGCCGCTACACCAAGGAACCGTTCCTCGATAACGGTGAGCTGGTCTGGCGCGAAGGCCCGATCGAAAGCCTCGACGAAAACATTCTGCGCCCGGTCGCCCGCGCGTTCTCGCCGGAGGGTGGTTTGCGCGTGATGGAAGGCAACCTCGGTCGCGGCGTGATGAAGGTTTCCGCTGTCGCGCTGGAAAACCAGATCGTCGAAGCACCGGCGATGGTGTTCCAGGATCAACAGGACCTTGCCGATGCGTTCAAGGCCGGTTTGCTCGAGAAGGATTTTGTTGCGGTGATGCGCTTCCAGGGCCCGCGCTCCAACGGCATGCCGGAACTGCACAAGATGACGCCGTTCCTTGGGGTGCTGCAGGATCGCGGCTTCAAAGTGGCGCTGGTCACCGACGGGCGCATGTCCGGTGCATCGGGGAAAATCCCGGCGGCGATTCACGTCAGTCCCGAAGCTTACGTGGGCGGTGCTTTGGCACGGGTGCAAGAGGGCGATATCATCCGCGTCGATGGCGTCAAAGGCACCCTGGAGCTTAAGGTGGACGCCGACGAATTCGCGGCGCGCGAACCTGCCAAGGGCCTGTTGGCCAACAACATCGGCAGCGGACGCGAGCTGTTTGGTTTCATGCGCATGGCCTTCAGCTCCGCAGAGCAGGGCGCCAGCGCCTTTACTTCTGCCCTGGAGACGCTTAATTGA
- the gap gene encoding type I glyceraldehyde-3-phosphate dehydrogenase: MTLRIAINGFGRIGRNVLRALYTQGYRQDLQIVAINDLGDSAMNAHLLKYDTVHGTFDADVQHDQESLTVNGDRIAVSAIRNPAELPWAAEKIDVVFECTGLFTDRAKAAAHITAGARKVIISAPAKGADATVVYGVNHDILRQSHQIISNASCTTNCLAPVAQVLHRELGIESGLMTTIHAYTNDQNLTDVYHTDPYRARSATQNMIPSKTGAAEAVGLVLPELAGKLTGMAVRVPVINVSLVDLTVQLKREASADEVNALLKEASQHSKILGYNTLPLVSSDFNHNPLSSIFDANHTKSSGKLLKVLAWYDNEWGFSNRMLDNCLALCNAE; the protein is encoded by the coding sequence ATGACTCTTCGAATCGCAATCAATGGTTTTGGCCGGATTGGCCGCAACGTCCTGCGCGCACTGTATACCCAAGGCTATCGCCAGGATCTGCAGATCGTGGCCATCAACGATCTGGGCGACAGCGCGATGAACGCGCATCTGCTCAAGTACGACACTGTTCACGGCACGTTCGATGCCGATGTCCAGCACGATCAGGAAAGCCTGACCGTCAACGGCGACCGTATTGCTGTCAGTGCCATTCGCAACCCGGCCGAGCTGCCCTGGGCCGCTGAGAAAATCGATGTCGTGTTCGAATGCACCGGTTTGTTCACCGACCGGGCCAAAGCCGCTGCGCATATTACGGCCGGCGCACGCAAAGTGATCATCTCGGCCCCGGCCAAAGGCGCCGACGCCACAGTGGTTTATGGGGTTAACCACGACATTCTGCGCCAATCCCACCAGATTATTTCCAACGCGTCGTGCACCACCAACTGCCTGGCGCCGGTGGCTCAGGTGCTGCATCGCGAGTTGGGCATCGAAAGCGGCCTGATGACCACGATTCACGCCTACACCAACGATCAGAACCTGACCGACGTCTATCACACCGACCCGTACCGCGCCCGTTCGGCCACTCAGAACATGATCCCGAGCAAGACCGGCGCCGCCGAAGCGGTCGGCCTGGTGCTGCCGGAACTGGCGGGCAAACTGACCGGCATGGCCGTGCGCGTTCCGGTGATCAACGTTTCGCTGGTGGACCTCACCGTGCAGCTGAAACGCGAAGCGAGCGCTGACGAAGTGAACGCGCTGCTCAAGGAAGCCAGCCAGCATTCGAAGATCCTGGGCTACAACACCCTGCCGCTGGTCTCCAGCGACTTCAACCACAACCCGCTGTCGTCGATCTTCGATGCCAACCACACCAAGTCCAGCGGCAAGTTGCTCAAGGTACTGGCCTGGTACGACAACGAATGGGGCTTCTCCAACCGCATGCTCGATAACTGCCTGGCGCTGTGCAACGCGGAATAA
- a CDS encoding methylglyoxal synthase: MIGISFTQKTVAARKRIALVAHDHCKVFLLDWAERHKDKLAQHELVATGTTGLLLQQRLDLPVESMISGPLGGDQQLGARIAEQRVDLLVFFWDPFEPQPHDPDIKALLRVAAVWNIPVACNECSADYLLSSPLMDQAHSQRIPDYATYLQSRA, from the coding sequence ATGATCGGAATCAGCTTCACGCAAAAGACCGTGGCGGCGCGCAAGCGTATCGCCCTGGTCGCCCATGACCACTGCAAGGTGTTTTTGCTGGACTGGGCCGAGCGGCACAAAGACAAGCTCGCGCAACATGAACTGGTCGCCACCGGCACCACGGGGTTGTTGTTGCAACAACGCCTGGACCTGCCGGTGGAGAGCATGATCAGCGGCCCATTGGGCGGCGACCAGCAACTCGGCGCGCGAATCGCCGAACAGCGGGTCGACCTGCTGGTGTTCTTCTGGGACCCGTTCGAACCGCAGCCCCACGACCCGGACATCAAGGCGTTGCTGCGGGTCGCGGCGGTCTGGAACATTCCGGTGGCCTGCAACGAATGCAGCGCCGACTACCTGCTCAGCAGCCCGCTGATGGATCAGGCGCACTCACAGCGCATCCCCGATTACGCGACTTATCTGCAGAGCCGTGCATAA
- a CDS encoding RNA polymerase sigma factor yields MSQSRFNHVFIAQRVSLLRTLERMVNNHSTAEDLLQETYLRVTRALGERSIDHLEPFVFQTARNLALDHLRARRIQSRTMLDDVPPDVVESIAAPASSAEDAAHAERLLERLNVSLGELSARQQQIFILSRLHGHSYLEISEKLGVSLSTVQKELKLIMAICIGVAERLNGD; encoded by the coding sequence GTGAGTCAATCGCGCTTCAATCACGTCTTCATTGCCCAGCGGGTTTCACTGCTGCGCACGTTGGAGCGGATGGTCAACAATCACAGCACCGCCGAAGACCTCTTGCAGGAGACCTACCTGCGCGTGACCCGAGCCCTCGGCGAGCGGTCCATCGATCACCTTGAACCCTTCGTGTTCCAGACCGCCCGCAACCTGGCGCTGGACCATTTGCGCGCGCGGCGCATTCAGTCCCGGACGATGCTCGACGACGTGCCGCCGGACGTGGTGGAAAGTATCGCCGCCCCCGCCAGCAGTGCCGAGGACGCCGCCCATGCCGAACGACTGCTGGAGCGTTTGAACGTGAGCCTCGGTGAACTCAGTGCCCGCCAGCAACAGATCTTCATCCTCAGTCGCCTGCACGGGCACAGTTACCTGGAGATCTCCGAGAAGCTCGGTGTGTCGTTGAGCACCGTGCAAAAGGAGTTGAAGCTGATCATGGCCATCTGCATCGGTGTCGCCGAGCGGTTAAACGGCGACTGA
- a CDS encoding FecR family protein translates to MTDTHRSPPPSPARDAASAMDQALDWLIVMGSPSEEQTRQFHEWLNTDPLHAQAFAKAQAIWDGPQIVQCAQNLAALPPKVTVLSRLRPHWKPLATAAVLILGLFSFSNLPIRLQADHLTVVGERQRLQLEDGSKVLLNTNSAFSSTINDQQRVARLYQGEAFFEVPAHRGQPLEIDAGPVKASVHDTAFAVRYLDGVAQVRVQRGDVDLRATRDDARIRLSAGESIRIGPNGFDRPAKLDAATDLAWVQGRLVFENCPLSQVLAELRRYYPGWIINTNEQLADVAVTGNYRLDQPLDVVRSLAHITSARLQEFPALVILN, encoded by the coding sequence GTGACGGACACCCACCGCTCCCCTCCGCCCTCCCCGGCGCGGGACGCCGCAAGCGCGATGGACCAGGCTTTGGACTGGTTGATCGTCATGGGCAGTCCGAGCGAGGAACAGACTCGCCAGTTTCACGAGTGGCTGAACACCGATCCTTTGCATGCGCAAGCCTTCGCCAAGGCCCAGGCCATCTGGGATGGCCCGCAAATCGTGCAATGTGCGCAGAACCTGGCCGCCCTGCCACCCAAAGTGACCGTGCTGTCGCGCCTACGCCCGCACTGGAAACCACTGGCTACTGCTGCCGTGCTGATCCTCGGTTTGTTCAGTTTCAGCAATTTGCCGATACGCCTCCAGGCCGATCACTTGACCGTGGTCGGTGAACGCCAGCGCCTGCAACTGGAAGACGGCTCGAAGGTCCTGCTCAATACCAATTCGGCGTTCTCCAGCACCATCAATGATCAACAACGGGTTGCCCGTTTGTATCAGGGCGAAGCGTTTTTCGAAGTGCCAGCCCATCGCGGCCAGCCACTGGAAATCGATGCCGGCCCGGTGAAGGCCAGCGTGCACGACACGGCGTTCGCCGTGCGTTACCTCGATGGCGTGGCGCAGGTTCGGGTGCAGCGCGGCGATGTCGATTTGCGCGCGACTCGCGACGACGCGCGAATCCGCTTGTCCGCCGGCGAGAGCATCCGCATCGGCCCCAACGGTTTCGACCGGCCCGCCAAGCTCGACGCCGCGACCGACCTGGCCTGGGTCCAGGGCCGACTGGTGTTCGAGAACTGCCCGCTGAGCCAGGTGCTGGCGGAACTGCGGCGCTACTACCCGGGCTGGATCATCAACACCAACGAACAGTTGGCGGACGTTGCCGTGACCGGCAATTACCGGCTCGACCAGCCGCTGGACGTGGTCCGTTCGCTGGCGCACATCACCTCGGCGCGGCTCCAGGAATTTCCCGCCTTGGTGATCTTGAACTAA